The following are encoded together in the Neomonachus schauinslandi chromosome X, ASM220157v2, whole genome shotgun sequence genome:
- the TRPC5OS gene encoding putative uncharacterized protein TRPC5OS, translating to MEPVSVPVLVAGLVDCVAQLIRIAEELLQLISQEQVPCVEQNDRAEEVEVDASPPEEGSLPDLAELSDLESILTPREDEDLILDIDQAMLDIEDLYEDVLSSINNDLRSG from the coding sequence ATGGAGCCTGTGTCAGTCCCCGTGCTGGTTGCTGGACTTGTTGATTGTGTAGCCCAGTTAATAAGAATAGCTGAAGAGCTTTTACAGCTGATTTCACAAGAACAGGTTCCTTGTGTAGAGCAAAATGATAGAGCAGAAGAGGTAGAAGTGGATGCATCTCCTCCTGAGGAAGGTTCGCTCCCAGACCTTGCTGAGCTCTCAGACTTAGAGTCAATACTTACACCAAGAGAAGATGAAGACCTAATCCTTGACATCGATCAAGCGATGTTAGACATAGAAGATTTATATGAAGATGTACTCTCCAGTATAAACAATGACCTAAGAAGTGGTTAA